The following are from one region of the Littorina saxatilis isolate snail1 linkage group LG4, US_GU_Lsax_2.0, whole genome shotgun sequence genome:
- the LOC138965338 gene encoding kelch-like protein 3 isoform X2, whose translation MKRLTVTAKDMPDGTRTLMGKNAGNTTLARLRDLRRDKSLCDVILLVDGGEIPAHRNILIVNSDYFRSMFTDGFHETLTREIPLPERSLDRETADTLIDFMYNGNLTVTPNTVQGLIMAADQWQMTDVKDLCVEYMERQIDAQNCLGVLPFAETYRCEKLAKRSMQLIKQQFPAVVLGAEFLSLSMERLEQILDLDDLNLGHEGEDVVLRAVFRWLGYNKQDRLDDLPTLLNKVRLSKTSGECRKQLLEKDEAVQENEELLQLIENLMKEPQPVRNAQTTLYVIGGFLQSRTGPTCPRVNGVERLDAETNNWIPCADFPMRSSGSVSFSVHSHLFCAAFAPVQAGNANLVSETRIFEYNFIRDEWLDAHSCFSPESLEYIDNCLQAEGALAVCKQTNTIYTVSRDEVSSITVNLIDGAVFCRNARLLPRPRPEQIFSAQHRLHAAVVVDRKLYVIGGDRHDNGSDPVATARVIMYDPDRNVWASRCDMTEPRATVAVAELNGKIYACGGFNTRRLATMEQYDPVTDTWTTLTPMNKYRSHHKILVLDNKIWAIGGKSYSTSNGGARKVINLCEIYNPEENAWFHGPPMKQARCGFAAVAI comes from the exons AT GAAGCGACTAACAGTAACAGCCAAAGACATGCCGGACGGCACGAGGACGTTGATGGGTAAGAATGCTGGGAACACCACGCTGGCCAGACTCAGAGACCTGCGACGAGACAAGAGTCTGTgtgatgtcattttgttg GTGGACGGCGGTGAAATTCCGGCTCACCGGAACATCCTCATCGTCAACAGCGACTACTTCCGCAGCATGTTTACCGACGGGTTTCATGAAACACTCACCAGAGAAATTCCGCTGCCAGAGCGCTCTCTAGATCGAGAGACGGCTGATACTCTCATAGACTTTATGTACAATGGAAACCTTACAG TTACACCGAACACAGTTCAGGGTTTGATCATGGCAGCGGATCAATGGCAGATGACGGACGTGAAAGATCTGTGTGTGGAATACATGGAAAGACAGATTGATGCGCAGAACTGTTTGG GAGTGTTACCATTTGCTGAGACATACCGATGCGAAAAACTAGCGAAGAGAAGCATGCAGCTGATTAAACAACAGTTTCCTGCCGTAGTGCTGGGCGCAGAATTCCTGTCTCTCTCCATGGAAAGACTGGAGCAGATTCTTGACCTTGATGATCTTAATTTAG GACACGAAGGGGAAGATGTCGTGTTGAGAGCAGTGTTTCGCTGGCTGGGATACAACAAACAGGACCGGTTAGACGACTTGCCGACACTGCTGAACAAGGTCCGACTGTCCAAAACATCGGGTGAATGCAGGAAGCAGCTGCTGGAAAAGGATGAAGCTGTGCAAGAGAACGAAG AACTGCTACAGTTGATAGAAAATCTGATGAAGGAGCCTCAACCTGTACGCAACGCTCAGACCACGCTCTACGTCATTGGAGGGTTCTTGCAGTCTCGCACAGG CCCCACCTGCCCACGAGTTAATGGAGTTGAGCGTCTAGACGCGGAGACCAACAACTGGATTCCTTGCGCTGACTTTCCCATGCGCAGCTCAGGCTCTGTGTCTTTCAGCGTCCACTCCCATCTCTTCTGTGCCGCTTTTGCGCCGGTGCAGGCAGGAAACGCCAACCTGGTGTCGGAAACACGCATCTTTGAATACAACTTCATCCGTGACGAGTGGTTGGATGCTCACTCCTGTTTTTCTCCCGAATCGTTGGAGTACATCGACAACTGTCTCCAGGCGGAGGGAGCGTTAGCAGTGTGCAAACAGACGAACACAATTTACACCGTGTCCAGAGACGAAGTGAGCAGTATAACGGTGAACTTGATAGACGGAGCCGTGTTCTGCAGGAACGCTCGTCTGTTGCCGAGGCCACGACCGGAACAGATTTTCTCTGCGCAACACAGGTTACATGCAGCGGTGGTTGTGGACAGGAAACTGTACGTGATTGGTGGAGATCGGCATGACAACGGCTCAGACCCAGTAGCCACTGCACGGGTCATTATGTACGACCCGGACCGGAACGTGTGGGCCTCACGTTGCGACATGACAGAGCCAAGAGCGACAGTGGCCGTTGCAGAACTGA ACGGGAAAATCTATGCTTGTGGGGGTTTCAACACTCGTCGCCTAGCAACCATGGAGCAGTACGACCCAGTCACTGACACCTGGACAACCTTGACCCCGATGAATAAATATCGCAGCCACCACAAGATCCTCGTGTTGGACAACAAGATCTGGGCCATTGGAG GCAAGTCATACTCTACCAGCAATGGAGGAGCCAGAAAGGTGATAAACTTGTGTGAGATTTACAACCCAGAAGAAAACGCCTGGTTTCACGGACCCCCCATGAAACAAGCTCGCTGCGGGTTTGCTGCTGTGGCTATTTGA
- the LOC138965338 gene encoding kelch-like protein 3 isoform X1 has translation MHVAKMVKLGIASEVAKEDANGRKNTMSRNNSNSNSPCDWDRKRLTVTAKDMPDGTRTLMGKNAGNTTLARLRDLRRDKSLCDVILLVDGGEIPAHRNILIVNSDYFRSMFTDGFHETLTREIPLPERSLDRETADTLIDFMYNGNLTVTPNTVQGLIMAADQWQMTDVKDLCVEYMERQIDAQNCLGVLPFAETYRCEKLAKRSMQLIKQQFPAVVLGAEFLSLSMERLEQILDLDDLNLGHEGEDVVLRAVFRWLGYNKQDRLDDLPTLLNKVRLSKTSGECRKQLLEKDEAVQENEELLQLIENLMKEPQPVRNAQTTLYVIGGFLQSRTGPTCPRVNGVERLDAETNNWIPCADFPMRSSGSVSFSVHSHLFCAAFAPVQAGNANLVSETRIFEYNFIRDEWLDAHSCFSPESLEYIDNCLQAEGALAVCKQTNTIYTVSRDEVSSITVNLIDGAVFCRNARLLPRPRPEQIFSAQHRLHAAVVVDRKLYVIGGDRHDNGSDPVATARVIMYDPDRNVWASRCDMTEPRATVAVAELNGKIYACGGFNTRRLATMEQYDPVTDTWTTLTPMNKYRSHHKILVLDNKIWAIGGKSYSTSNGGARKVINLCEIYNPEENAWFHGPPMKQARCGFAAVAI, from the exons ATGCATGTAGCTAAAATGGTGAAACTAGGAATAGCGTCAGAAGTCGCAAAAGAAGATGCAAACGGAAGGAAAAACACTATGTCCAGAAACAACAGTAATTCTAACAGCCCTTGTGACTGGGACAGGAAGCGACTAACAGTAACAGCCAAAGACATGCCGGACGGCACGAGGACGTTGATGGGTAAGAATGCTGGGAACACCACGCTGGCCAGACTCAGAGACCTGCGACGAGACAAGAGTCTGTgtgatgtcattttgttg GTGGACGGCGGTGAAATTCCGGCTCACCGGAACATCCTCATCGTCAACAGCGACTACTTCCGCAGCATGTTTACCGACGGGTTTCATGAAACACTCACCAGAGAAATTCCGCTGCCAGAGCGCTCTCTAGATCGAGAGACGGCTGATACTCTCATAGACTTTATGTACAATGGAAACCTTACAG TTACACCGAACACAGTTCAGGGTTTGATCATGGCAGCGGATCAATGGCAGATGACGGACGTGAAAGATCTGTGTGTGGAATACATGGAAAGACAGATTGATGCGCAGAACTGTTTGG GAGTGTTACCATTTGCTGAGACATACCGATGCGAAAAACTAGCGAAGAGAAGCATGCAGCTGATTAAACAACAGTTTCCTGCCGTAGTGCTGGGCGCAGAATTCCTGTCTCTCTCCATGGAAAGACTGGAGCAGATTCTTGACCTTGATGATCTTAATTTAG GACACGAAGGGGAAGATGTCGTGTTGAGAGCAGTGTTTCGCTGGCTGGGATACAACAAACAGGACCGGTTAGACGACTTGCCGACACTGCTGAACAAGGTCCGACTGTCCAAAACATCGGGTGAATGCAGGAAGCAGCTGCTGGAAAAGGATGAAGCTGTGCAAGAGAACGAAG AACTGCTACAGTTGATAGAAAATCTGATGAAGGAGCCTCAACCTGTACGCAACGCTCAGACCACGCTCTACGTCATTGGAGGGTTCTTGCAGTCTCGCACAGG CCCCACCTGCCCACGAGTTAATGGAGTTGAGCGTCTAGACGCGGAGACCAACAACTGGATTCCTTGCGCTGACTTTCCCATGCGCAGCTCAGGCTCTGTGTCTTTCAGCGTCCACTCCCATCTCTTCTGTGCCGCTTTTGCGCCGGTGCAGGCAGGAAACGCCAACCTGGTGTCGGAAACACGCATCTTTGAATACAACTTCATCCGTGACGAGTGGTTGGATGCTCACTCCTGTTTTTCTCCCGAATCGTTGGAGTACATCGACAACTGTCTCCAGGCGGAGGGAGCGTTAGCAGTGTGCAAACAGACGAACACAATTTACACCGTGTCCAGAGACGAAGTGAGCAGTATAACGGTGAACTTGATAGACGGAGCCGTGTTCTGCAGGAACGCTCGTCTGTTGCCGAGGCCACGACCGGAACAGATTTTCTCTGCGCAACACAGGTTACATGCAGCGGTGGTTGTGGACAGGAAACTGTACGTGATTGGTGGAGATCGGCATGACAACGGCTCAGACCCAGTAGCCACTGCACGGGTCATTATGTACGACCCGGACCGGAACGTGTGGGCCTCACGTTGCGACATGACAGAGCCAAGAGCGACAGTGGCCGTTGCAGAACTGA ACGGGAAAATCTATGCTTGTGGGGGTTTCAACACTCGTCGCCTAGCAACCATGGAGCAGTACGACCCAGTCACTGACACCTGGACAACCTTGACCCCGATGAATAAATATCGCAGCCACCACAAGATCCTCGTGTTGGACAACAAGATCTGGGCCATTGGAG GCAAGTCATACTCTACCAGCAATGGAGGAGCCAGAAAGGTGATAAACTTGTGTGAGATTTACAACCCAGAAGAAAACGCCTGGTTTCACGGACCCCCCATGAAACAAGCTCGCTGCGGGTTTGCTGCTGTGGCTATTTGA